Proteins found in one Siniperca chuatsi isolate FFG_IHB_CAS linkage group LG22, ASM2008510v1, whole genome shotgun sequence genomic segment:
- the si:dkey-185m8.2 gene encoding trichohyalin isoform X1 produces MLENHRNTSCKRHTGTVKRKRKKVDREVMDTDKNCSPVIVVNGAYPVRCTEEVLLPFFTDESLQVAMDSQHPPASHSVPPALPELRLVLLGRKGAGKSAAGNTILGGVGGFESGKPTEECVKRRADVAGRKVTVVDTPGWEWYYPLNSTPNWVRRETLRSVSLCPSGPHAVLLVMRACASVTEDYIREIEEHLELLGKGVWEHTMLLFTRGDELGLVSMEQRILTSGPAFQRLLQKCGNRYHVVDNRSKGDGNQVIELIRKVEEMVEGKKDGSSHLEMDNTVLLGLEADGKRRARERRKKQREMEAQMQRGTIKAALMSDGLQGSELDAHQSFSKAPRRLPEVRLVLLGERETGKSSAGNTVLGKMGFFEAGAVTEECIRQQAEVAMRLVTVVDTPGWEGGVAGATPERVKREIVNSVALCPPGPHALLLTLRVDTLVRAGHVREHLELLGEGVWRHTILLFTHGDQLREGVDIEQHIQGGGRDLQWLLEKCRGRYHVISSVDGGSSKVTELLQKVEKMAAMNRCEAFSSLVHDVRDLSRQRNEKFNQRLKEMGDKMLRQEAELKNMREREMKSIRWFFDRKKKVKSPGKADVQREEEGDEDRRIGERKNDIGELEERMRWLTEDKEREIQDLNVEKERIRSALNQSRKERDDAMLSLELKEREIEELKERTDEQQLKLLDLERASVENEHERKQREDTIKVKKQEWMSEVKTLEESIKLEKKEKAEWMEKVDYLKTEMDETKRHYDNVLERKVQEKNREMAEMEEKLKKEMEIKLLEKDKELVELKKKASEEKQITLDNAKQYEKHMEKKVEEIKSQHMKEMERKMNEKETEIHNIKLQHQDKMATKISEIEKVMEIMKVQHQEKIDQNLKDNAEDIKRVKQQHDNDIRDIQQEKQREIAELKVQFEKETEEQMRAKKREIAELEEKYLIQIEGKMQENEKEKEMIQLNHKKDMAQIMQENKKEVEVLKQQHQEEMARKMNEMEKLLEARGAAHQEEIDRKVKEKEEDVERVQQQCSDKIRDIEQERQREIKELTQQFTEQNEKQLQERQREIREVEQKYAAQVKEKVLGNEREKELMNENHEKYILQKMQERDRLIEELKHQHINEIKEIMQESDKEKEKLVINLKKEMEQRLEEKQKEVEEIKLNVKGLKEKLQQKEEKENDHLKDKKEMEQQLKEKEKEIEEMKLNVKHVKEKLQQKAEKENYHLNHKKDMEQRLEEREREIEVMKEHLKELERQLRETEEERESDHLNHKRQMEQKLEEKQRMIENLNQHIKDIDEILQRKEEERGEIILNQKREAEQRLQDREREMEEMKLQLLNNTERKLKEKESEIESLKQQADSRETRWREEQRKKDEKGEDEMNRLIEIINKKTQEITQAQCLLAERDSEIDEAKKTCAKYLEEIEELKESSKNQNSSMIEIQQRHTEQEKKKDAEMMEKLQEKEEELDQLRQRDRENENEIIQLRQTIEQTKSELKELTNKMEKEMTSMIQEYEKEIARSNENTEAIAKEKDCAISRLEEENWQSIKDVTEKYEESRRRVEELQEQNEKMRKETDNLKIKCEELKKESEEEVRKHLSGYDQLVKSTEAEIQSILKERDVEVRVLKEANDKQQVEMERMKEREGEAERHMNEMREHLQKQLKEKQSEFRMKNEEIEEEFLKREKEVREREQVLIRNEEELSKRGHELDAKEDELVEKEVKLESKEQELSEWEASLEKQQKEQGDKYEHDVSMRVQTIKKKERELESLLRALEGKQKELNCHGQDLQTKVKGLKDQGKELKDREYYLRNEEQELLNWKSELQMRNEQVNSTTQELDEMGRGLALLKEELHNKEKILKVSFKKLSKWEQNLKEREEGLQKRDLESGQYEGDDNMRVHEEDSFDLTPAVECSEDDLNLMYREVSERREKGRGRESDRGENAKDREDQRMKTASSAAESNNCHLETLKEIEMAEEKEGVRAGAGRSQDHRSSNNKQSPESDLRVVVLGESWSSRSPAGVTILCGEASKLEGSTFRSWRGQIAGQRLAVVEPLGLRWRDGPDPTNTMQRKSILDSISWCHPGPHVVLLLMPAFLTCTQKYRRAVEEHMGLLGEEIWQRTLVLFTWGESLGESAEQHILRNGELMGLIERCGGRYHVVNSKKSNSMIEGLFEKMKDIVDLNSREQFLM; encoded by the exons ATGTTAGAAAACCACAG AAATACTTCCTGTAAACGACACACAGGAACCgtaaagaggaagaggaagaaagtgGACAGAGAGGTGATGGACACAGATAAGAACTGTAGTCCAGTCATCGTTGTGAACGGTG CTTATCCGGTACGGTGCACTGAGGAAGTACTTCTCCCTTTCTTCACAGATGAGAGTCTGCAGGTCGCCATGGACTCACAACACCCTCCTGCTTCCCACAGCGTCCCTCCTGCTCTACCAGAGCTTAGGCTGGTCCTCCTAGGCAGGAAAGGAGCAGGGAAGAGTGCAGCAGGCAACACCATCCTGGGAGGAGTAGGAGGGTTCGAGAGCGGGAAGCCCACGGAGGAGTGTGTGAAAAGGCGAGCGGATGTGGCAGGGAGAAAAGTCACGGTGGTGGACACTCCAGGGTGGGAGTGGTACTACCCGCTCAACAGCACCCCCAACTGGGTGAGGAGAGAAACTTTACGGAGTGTGTCGCTTTGTCCTTCTGGACCCCACGCTGTGCTTCTGGTCATGCGAGCCTGCGCCTCAGTAACAGAGGACTACATCAGAGAGATAGAGGAGCACCTGGAGCTGCTGGGAAAAGGAGTTTGGGAGCATACCATGTTGCTGTTCACCAGGGGAGACGAACTAGGCCTGGTGTCCATGGAGCAAAGAATCCTGACGAGCGGCCCAGCATTCCAGAGACTCCTCCAAAAGTGTGGGAACAGATACCATGTCGTGGATAACCGGAGCAAAGGAGACGGGAACCAGGTTATAGAGCTGATAAGGAAGGTGGAGGAGATGGTGGAGGGGAAGAAGGATGGAAGCAGTCATTTAGAGATGGACAACACAGTTCTGTTGGGTCTGGAAGCAGACGGGAAGaggagagcgagggagaggaggaagaaacagagggagatggaggCACAGATGCAGAGAGGGACCATCAAAGCTGCTCTAATGA GCGATGGTCTTCAGGGTTCCGAGCTAGACGCCCACCAGTCGTTCTCCAAGGCTCCCCGGCGTTTACCTGAGGTCAGGCTAGTTCTCCTGGGCGAGCGTGAAACAGGAAAGAGTTCAGCCGGGAACACGGTCCTGGGCAAAATGGGCTTCTTTGAGGCCGGGGCAGTAACAGAGGAGTGCATCCGTCAGCAAGCGGAGGTGGCCATGCGGCTCGTGACGGTGGTGGACACTCCAGGCTGGGAGGGAGGCGTAGCGGGTGCCACACCAGAGAGGGTGAAGAGGGAGATTGTCAATAGTGTGGCCTTGTGTCCGCCAGGGCCCCATGCACTTCTGCTGACTCTGAGGGTGGATACACTGGTGAGGGCAGGACATGTGAGGGAACATCTGGAGCTTCTGGGCGAGGGTGTATGGAGACACACGATATTGCTGTTCACCCATGGGGATCAGCTTCGAGAGGGGGTGGATATTGAGCAGCACATCCAGGGTGGGGGCAGGGACCTCCAGTGGCTGCTGGAGAAGTGCAGGGGCAGGTACCATGTCATTAGCAGCGTAGATGGAGGCTCCAGCAAGGTGACAGAGCTCCTGCAGAAGGTGGAAAAGATGGCTGCAATGAACAGGTGTGAGGCTTTCTCCAGCCTGGTCCACGATGTCAGGGATCTGAGCCGGCAAAGGAACGAGAAGTTCAACCAGCGCCTGAAGGAGATGGGAGATAAAATGCTTCGTCAGGAGGCAGAGTTGAAAaatatgagagagagggagatgaaaaGCATCAGGTGGTTCTTTGACAGGAAGAAAAAGGTGAAATCACCCGGAAAGGCCGACGTTCAAAGGGAAGAAGAGGGGGATGAGGACAGGAGGATTGGAGAAAGGAAGAATGACATTGGAGAGCTAGAGGAGAGGATGCGATGGCTGACAgaggataaagagagagaaattcaGGATCTGAACgtagaaaaagagagaatccGCTCAGCACTAAACCAGAGTAGAAAAGAAAGGGACGACGCAATGCTCAGCCtggagctaaaagagagagagattgaggaGCTAAAAGAAAGAACTGATGAACAGCAACTGAAGCTGCTTGACCTTGAACGTGCCAGTGTAGAAAATGAAcatgagagaaaacagagggaggaTACCATTAAAGTGAAGAAACAAGAGTGGATGAGTGAAGTAAAGACACTGGAAGAAAGCATAAAgctggaaaagaaagagaaagcagagtGGATGGAAAAAgttgattatttaaaaacagaaatggatgAGACAAAAAGACACTATGATAATGTTCTCGAGAGAAAAgtacaagaaaaaaacagggaGATGGCAGAAATGGAGGAAAAActaaagaaagagatggaaattAAACTgcttgaaaaagacaaagaactagtagaactgaaaaaaaaagcctcagaggaaaagcagataACTCTCGATAACGCaaaacaatatgaaaaacatATGGAGAAGAAAgttgaagaaataaaatcacaacatatgaaagagatggagagaaaaatgaatgagaaagagaCTGAGATACACAACATAAAACTGCAGCATCAGGACAAGATGGCCACAAAAATCAGTGAAATAGAAAAAGTTATGGAGATAATGAAAGTTCAACACCAAGAAAAAATTGATCAGAACTTGAAAGACAATGCAGAAGATATCAAAAGGGTCAAACAACAGCATGACAATGATATACGGGACatacagcaagaaaaacaaagagagattGCAGAGCTGAAAGTGCagtttgaaaaagaaacagaggaacaaatgcgagcaaaaaagagagagatagcaGAATTAGAAGAAAAGTATCTCATCCAAATAGAAGgaaaaatgcaagaaaatgaaaaagagaaggaaatgaTTCAGCTAAATCACAAAAAAGACATGGCACAAATTATGCAAGAGAATAAAAAAGAGGTAGAAGTGTTAAAACAGCAGCATCAGGAAGAAATGgcaagaaaaatgaatgaaatggaaaaactaCTGGAGGCAAGGGGAGCTGCACACCAGGAGGAAATAGAtagaaaagtgaaagaaaaggaggaagatgTGGAAAGGGTCCAACAACAGTGCAGTGATAAAATAAGGGACATAGAgcaagaaagacaaagagagattAAAGAGCTGACACAACAgtttacagaacaaaatgagaaacaattgcaggaaagacaaagagagataaGAGAGGTAGAGCAAAAGTATGCCGCCCAAGTAAAAGAAAAGGTGCtaggaaatgaaagagagaaggaactgatgaatgaaaatcatgaaaaatatattttgcaaaaaatgcaagagagagacagattaatAGAGGAGTTAAAACATCAACACATCAACgaaatcaaagaaataatgCAAGAAAGtgacaaggaaaaagaaaagcttgTTATTAATCTCAAGAAAGAGATGGAGCAAAGactggaggaaaaacaaaaagaggtagaggaaataaaactgaatgtcAAAGGACTGAAGGAAAAGCTGCaacaaaaggaagagaaagaaaatgatcatttaaaggacaagaaagaaatggagcaacaactgaaagaaaaagaaaaagaaattgaggagatgaaattaaatgtcaaacatgtaAAGGAAAAGCTGCAacaaaaggcagagaaagaaaattatCATTTAAATCACAAGAAAGACATGGAGCAAAGactggaggaaagagaaagagaaatagaagtgatgaaagaacatttaaaagaaCTTGAGCGACAACTGCGGGAAactgaagaggaaagagaaagtgatcATTTAAATCACAAGAGACAGATGGAGCAAAAActagaagaaaaacaaagaatgatAGAAAACCTGAATCAGCATATAAAGGATATTGACGAAATCctgcaaagaaaagaagaagagaggggcGAAATTATTCTAAATcaaaagagagaggcagagcaaCGACTGCAAGACAGAGAAcgagagatggaggagatgaaactgcagcttttaaataacacagagagaaaactaaaagaaaaggaaagtgaGATTGAAAGTCTTAAACAACAGGCCGACTCCAGGGAGACGAGATGGAGGgaagagcagaggaagaaggaCGAGAAAGGAGAAGACGAGATGAACCGACTGATAGAAATCATTAACAAGAAAACTCAAGAAATAACACAAGCACAATGTCTTcttgcagagagagacagtgagattGATGAGGCAAAAAAGACATGTGCAAAGTACTTAGAAGAAATTGAAGAGCTGAAAGAAAGCAGTAAAAACCAAAACTCTAGCATGATCGAGATACAGCAGCGTCACACagagcaggaaaagaaaaaagatgctgaaatgatggaaaaacttcaggagaaagaagaagaactcGACCAactgaggcagagagacagagaaaacgAGAATGAGATCATCCAACTGAGGCAAACAATTGAGCAAACAAAGTCCGAGCTGAAGGAGCTCACCAACAAGATGGAAAAGGAGATGACAAGCATGATTCAGGAATATGAAAAGGAGATTGCGAGAAGTAACGAGAACACAGAAGCCATTGCAAAGGAGAAGGATTGTGCTATAAGTCGTTTGGAGGAAGAGAATTGGCAAAGCATTAAGGACGTCACAGAGAAATATGAGGAAAGTCGGAGGAGAGTTGAAGAGCTGCAGGAGCAGAACGAGAAGATGAGAAAAGAGACGGACAATCTCAAAATAAAGTGtgaggagctgaagaaggagAGTGAAGAAGAAGTTAGAAAACATCTCAGTGGATATGACCAGCTTGTAAAGAGCACAGAGGCAGAAATCCAAAGCAttctgaaagagagagatgtggaaGTCAGGGTATTAAAGGAGGCAAATGACAAACAGCAAGTAGAGATGGaaaggatgaaagagagagaaggtgaggCAGAAAGGCATATGAATGAAATGAGAGAGCATTTACAGAAACAGCTGAAGGAGAAACAAAGTGAGTTCAGAATGAAGAATGAGGAGATTGAAGAGGAATTcttgaaaagggaaaaagaagTAAGGGAAAGGGAACAGGTTCTGATTAGAAATGAAGAAGAGCTGAGTAAAAGAGGACATGAACTTGATGCAAAAGAGGACGAGCTTGTTGAAAAAGAGGTGAAGTTAGAAAGTAAGGAACAAGAACTTAGTGAATGGGAAGCAAGtctagaaaaacaacaaaaagagcaAGGAGATAAATACGAGCATGATGTGAGCATGAGAGTGCAAACTAtcaagaaaaaggaaagggagCTAGAAAGCTTGCTTAGAGCTCTGGAAGGCAAACAGAAAGAGCTAAACTGTCACGGTCAAGATCTTCAGACAAAGGTAAAAGGGCTGAAAGATCAAGGGAAAGAGCTGAAAGATAGGGAGTATTACTTAAGAAATGAAGAGCAGGAGTTGCTCAACTGGAAGTCAGAGTTGCAGATGCGAAATGAGCAAGTCAACTCTACAACGCAGGAGTTAGATGAAATGGGGAGAGGCTTGGCTTTGCTGAAGGAAGAACTTcacaacaaagagaaaatttTAAAGGTGTCATTTAAGAAATTGAGCAAATGGGAACAAAATCTTAAAGAACGGGAGGAGGGGTTGCAAAAAAGAGATTTAGAGAGTGGACAATATGAGGGTGATGACAATATGAGAGTCCATGAGGAAGATTCTTTCGATCTGACACCTGCAGTTGAGTGCTCAGAAGACGACTTGAATTTAATGTACCGAGAAGTCAGTGAAAGAAGGgaaaagggaagaggaagagagtcAGATAGAGGAGAAAATGCAAAGGATAGGGAGGATCAGAGGATGAAAACAGCATCGTCAGCTGCAGAGAGCAATAACTGTCACCTTGAAACACtaaaagagatagagatggctGAGGAAAAGGAAGGGGTGAGAGCAGGAGCAGGGCGGAGTCAGGATCACAGAAGCTCAAACAACAAACAGTCTCCTGAGTCAGATTTGAGGGTGGTGGTGTTAGGGGAGTCCTGGTCATCTCGCTCCCCAGCTGGAGTCACCATCCTGTGTGGAGAGGCATCCAAACTCGAGGGCTCTACCTTCAGGTCTTGGAGAGGTCAGATAGCCGGACAACGCCTTGCCGTCGTAGAACCGCTAGGTCTAAGGTGGCGAGACGGACCAGATCCAACCAACACCATGCAAAGGAAAAGCATTCTTGACAGTATCTCCTGGTGTCACCCAGGACCTCACGTCGTCCTCCTGCTCATGCCGGCCTTCTTGACCTGCACACAGAAGTACAGGAGAGCAGTAGAGGAGCACATGGGTTTGCTCGGGGAAGAAATTTGGCAACGCACACTGGTGCTGTTCACATGGGGGGAGAGTTTAGGGGAGAGTGCAGAGCAGCACATCCTAAGGAACGGGGAGCTAATGGGGCTCATAGAGAGATGTGGGGGCAGGTATCATGTAGTGAACAGCAAGAAAAGCAACTCTATGATTGAGGGATTATTTGAGAAGATGAAGGATATAGTGGATCTGAACAGCAGAGAGCAGTTTCTGATGTAG